A region of Polyodon spathula isolate WHYD16114869_AA chromosome 4, ASM1765450v1, whole genome shotgun sequence DNA encodes the following proteins:
- the LOC121314401 gene encoding cathelicidin-related antimicrobial peptide Bf-CRAMP-like, translating into MKSLLALLFCIGALVASTGAQLPYSQLPEQHRRAIDLAVEYFNSKLNTKSRQSFRFFRLVSSVHETKLTSNRFHLNLNFILRATECLLVEASNVNDCEFRKDGPRVDCFGCFIAERNNVEKQKIDCVQRNKVTEEIQRKRNEECNPDKYRPGEGLLLASRGCKGCY; encoded by the exons ATGAAGAGCCTGCTAGCATTGCTGTTCTGTATAGGAGCCTTGGTGGCCTCTACTGGTGCACAGCTGCCTTATTCACAGCTTCCCGAACAGCACAGAAGAGCCATCGACCTCGCTGTGGAGTATTTCAATTCAAAACTAAACACTAAGAGTAGACAATCGTTCCGTTTCTTCAGACTCGTCAGTTCTGTACATGAAACAAAG CTCACATCCAACCGATTCCATCTTAACCTTAACTTCATTCTGAGAGCAACTGAATGTTTATTGGTGGAGGCAAGTAATGTTAATGACTGCGAATTCAGAAAGGACGGG ccGCGAGTGGATTGTTTTGGATGTTTCATCGCTGAGAGGAACAATGTCGAAAAACAAAAGATTGACTGTGTTCAGAGAAATAAAGTCACAGAG GAGATACAGAGGAAACGAAATGAAGAATGTAACCCAGACAAATATCGCCCCGGTGAAGGGCTGCTATTGGCTTCAAGGGGTTGCAAAGGCTGTTATTGA
- the LOC121314400 gene encoding cathelicidin-related peptide Oh-Cath-like: MKSLLALLFCIGALVASTGAQLPYSQLPEQHRRAIDRIVENFNSNQRKAFRFYKLIEPVNETELPFDRSYLNLHVVLKETGCLQNGAKNLHQCRFIDRRPRMDCFGCFIAGRDNFEEEFIDCVQRNQVTEVIKNKRAEECDKLHPYHFGGSLVLASRV, from the exons ATGAAGAGCCTGCTAGCATTGCTGTTCTGTATAGGAGCCTTGGTGGCCTCTACTGGTGCACAGCTGCCTTATTCACAGCTTCCCGAACAGCACAGAAGAGCCATTGACCGCATTGTGGAGAACTTCAATTCAAATCAGAGAAAAGCTTTCCGTTTCTACAAACTCATTGAGCCTGTAAATGAAACAGAg CTGCCCTTTGACCGCTCCTATCTTAACCTCCACGTCGTTTTGAAAGAAACAGGATGTTTACAGAATGGTGCAAAGAATCTACACCAGTGCAGATTCATTGATAGAAGG CCGCGAATGGACTGCTTTGGATGCTTCATCGCAGGAAGAGACAATTTTGAAGAAGAATTTATTGATTGTGTTCAAAGAAACCAAGTCACAGAG GTGATAAAGAATAAAAGAGCTGAGGAATGTGACAAGTTGCACCCATATCATTTTGGTGGAAGTTTAGTGTTGGCTTCAAGAGTCTGA